Genomic segment of Prionailurus viverrinus isolate Anna chromosome B4, UM_Priviv_1.0, whole genome shotgun sequence:
AAGAGCCCACCCCCTATTCCACTGAAGGGAATTAAGTATAGAGCTACACACCCAAACACAGTTCTCCAAGCAACCCCGATCCCAGTATCACCTCTGTAATCCTAACACCGGTTCCTTTTACACTCACCATAAGAGAGGCTCCCTGTAGACCTGCTGAAAGGGGATTCTAGttgggaaaaggaggaaagaaatcagTGGTTCTTGTATCTCCACATGATTATTACCTTCTCCCATCCTTTCTGGTTCTAGCTGGCAACCCACTGGCTGGTCCGATAACTGAAGCCCTTCCCACTCTTTCCAGGGTTCTGTGGAATGCTGTGGACATTAGGAAGAAGGGTGTGGGATCCAAGGGTCAGACTAAGTAGAGGAGAGCACCTGACCTGAGCATCCTGGTCACAGCGGACGGTCGCTTCCAGCTCTGTCAGGCGCTTCTCAAGTTCTGCAAcctagagaggagaaaggaggtgcGATTCGCCACCCGCCTCCCTGCTGCTGCAGCGGGCACTAAGATCCTGCTCTTCTCTGCTTGTCCACTTGccattcccctctctcctcctctctactCTGCCCAGGGACTCCTTTCTCTGGAACACATCCCTAGTCACAATCTTAAAATCTTAACTGAAAGTAGATGGGTGAGGAAACCTGGAACAAGACATCAGGAGGAATCAGAAGCATTCCCGGCACCCTCTCCTCAGATCCGATCCcttggagggaggcaggaaagtcTTTAGGGCCACCTCACCCTGGCCCCCCAACCACCTTACGCCCACACTTACTTTGGCAGCTTGAGAGAATTTGTCCTGTTCGGGCCGAGAATGTAGTTCGTAAGTGACAAGGCTACTATCTGCAGGGGTCCCACTGGTGGTCTTTCCCCCTGAACCAGCTCCTTTGCTGTTTTTTGTTGCTTCCAGCTGCAGCAGTAGGCGCCTGGGCCAGGAGACCAAGTAATAAGATCAAGTCTTGAAGCATGTGGGCCAGCCCAGTCACTGTCATTTCTGCCTCATGTTCAGCATTAAGGAAAAACTGGGCTACCTCTCCCCTTAGTATCCTGGCCAGCACCTGGCTGAGTCCCCCTGTGCCCCAATCAGCAATGATTTCCCAACCACATAGGGCACCCACTTAGCCAGAGCTCCATCGGGGTCAGTGAGGTTGATCGCCGCATCTGGTCCCAGCAGCTTCTCTAGGTGGGAAGCAACGAGCTGCTGCTTCAGGGCTGCTAGCTGTTTAGCCAGTACCACGGGGGTCAGCTTCTCTTCAGTGGCTGCCTCCTTCACCGTTGTCTGGTGTGAAGTAGACAATGAGGGGTGGCAAGTGTGaattaagaccaaaaaaaagaGGATCAAGACCCTTAAAAATCGCtgtggctaggggcgcctgggtggctcagtcggttaagcattcaattgttgatttcggctcaggtggtgatctcacagtttcatgagtttgagccccacatcaggctctgtgctgaccttgggagcatgcttgggattctccctctctctctgtccctcccccattcattctctctccctctctctctctcaaaataaataaataaacttaaaaaaaacggCAGTGGCTGGAAGTCACTGGATGGTTCTTACCCATCTATGGCATTGAATGTAGATTTATGTATATTCCTAAATCTAGGAACCTCAGCTCCCTTAGCCAGGAGCTTAGGGAATGTTTCTCCTCCTGCTGTGAGGTCCTCCTCTGCGACATAAgtcagagcagggaggggagaagagagtttAGTTACCTTGATTTTCTCAACTTCAGTTGTCAGCTCTTGGACCTCATGCAGTAGTCGCTGGTACTTTTGCTGTGGGGTCTCCTTCACTCCCAGACCCTCTCCAAGCTAGAGAGCAAGCACAGACAGGGAAGTTACACCTCTTAATACAGGGAGCTTCAAGAATttatccaaggggcgcctgggtggctcagtcggttgagcgtccgacttcggctcaggtcatgatctcgcggcccgtgggttcaagccccgcattgggctctgtgctggcagctcagagcctggagcctgcttcagattctgtgtctccctctctctctgaccctccccagctcatgctgtctctctctgtctctcaaaaataaatacacattaaagtaaaaaaaaaaaaaaaaaaaaaaaaaaaagagaaaagaatttatcCAAACCCTGGGCCCAAGTTACAAGGGTATCCTATCCACCTCAGAATTCACAACAGCCTAGTACAGAAAAACTGGAGGTGGCTAGAGGGCTGGAGACTCTCCAGAGCAAACAGCAGGGGGACTAAGCATCCCGACTGTATCCTGCTGGGTTCCTCAGGACCCCTAATGAGAGAAAAACTCAGAAGCCTGACTGTATCCTTTGGTTTCTCTCCTAAACAGGATCACTGTACcatccccaccaacacacacacaacaaaccATCTCATATTCTCCAGATTCATATCCTGTTCTCTTGGTTTTTCCAATACGATCTGAGAAATCTGCCAAGAAAAGAAGATAGAATTGAGGGCCTGATCTAGGCCCAAGGCAGTCATGGGCTCAAGTGACTTGACTGTCAGGGCTACCATGAGAGATCTCCATGAACGACCCTTTCCCCAAAGCAAAAGTCACCACCGCCTGAGGATAGGCCTCCCCCCAACAATTTCCAGCCTGGTCTCACCAAGTCCCTTTGTCCCCACTCTCTTGTCTTTGAACTTGTCATAGGCAGCATTGGGATTGACAATGATGTGCTCCACACTTGTGCTCGTCAGCTCCTCCTGCAGGAATAGGTAGTTTAGGCCAAGGGCAGATTCATTCTCCCCCCAGACTTCCCTGACCCCACAAAATCCCCAAACCATTAGAGGAGACTGGGCCCTACTTTCccaagggaagagaagggcagTTCCACTCCAAGCTGCTGAGCTAGGCTCAGCCTAGGAAACGGAAGCTTCCCGGTAAATTTAGTCTCAGTTGTATAAATATTAACACCCTGATTCAAGTGGGAACAGAGGTAGCATAACCTCCCCACCCACTCTGTACATAAGCCTCCCATCCCCCGACCCCATCCAACTGGGCCCTCCCGCTTATCTGGCACACACCATGCACTCAGGGCAAGAAACCAACCTGACCTCTTTTAACCTCCCCCTCCCGAAAGTAAATTTCCTTGCTGCTGAGGAAGGCCATTTCAAGCTAACCTTCCATCCtcctgggggttggggagaggaaggaTGGCAGACAAGCAAGCTGCTAACTCCCAGGGTGAATACACTGCTGAAGGGAAGACACCAACTCTTAGACACAAGAGGAAGGTTGGCAGAGGGCCTGACCAGCAGCCCTGTTTCCAGGCTGCCATGAGGGTGGGGAGTTCAGGGCACACAGAAAACAGGCAAGAGAGTAATGTATTCTCTAAGGGACATCTTAGAAGCGATAAGCGTATGTGCCATCTGCTTGCCACGAGGACCTGTGGGTAAGGGCCACGCCTAGGTCCTGACATGGAGGTGGCCCAGCATCTTTTCGAAGAGAAGCTGCAGCACCTAACTGTTCTCCCTGAGTCCTTGGCCGTGTCTCAAGCACTAGCTCTTCCATAAATAGGGCGCGTGGTGAAGAGAAGGATAAAGACAATTTACCCTAGGGACCGAAGCAGAGAGGTTCCCTCCTTACTAGTTATCGACTGGCTGTTCAGATTCCAGTAACTACACCAAGCCGGGGCACTCCAAACTACCCAACCCCATCACTTGTCAGCAGTCCGACAGCTCTCTCTACATTACTGAAGGAGCAGGGAGGAGACCAGAAGTTCTTTTGTGCTGAGGATGCCATCTCCATCTTCTACAGGAAGCAAAGTGAGTCTTTCCTTTCACTACAACAATGGTTCTCACCCCTGCCTGCACAGTTGCATcacttagaaaatgtaaaaacaaatcaaaagacaattaaaatttaaaaaaagaggcttGGGCTCGCCTCTgtagattctgatttaattgttcTGGGGTAGGGTTGGGATAGCAGGCCAGTTGAAAAGCtacccagatgattctaatgtgcagccggGACTAGACAGAGTCTCTGCCTGTGTGTGggtattgggggtgggggtggaggaggatgATGGAGAGACATCATGAAGAGCAGCAGCATCTCCGGTCTGCTACTGGAGAAGGAATCAGTGTGAGTGGCAGctttaaaaataagggaaaggaCGGAGTAAGGAGAAAACATCAACTTTGATCTTTACCTCTTCTTCAGGGAAGTGCTGAGCAGAGGAGCAAGAGCTAAAGATTAACGGAAAACAAAAGGACTCGATGTCCCATAATGCAAGGGTAAAGAGACAACTGGGCTCCAAATTATCAGCTCTTTAACCTTCTCTGAAATGTTTGGCTAGAACACCCACAGGCCAAATAACTGAGTAGTCTCTGGCCTCTCTTGTCTGAGAAGGACTCCTGATCAGGAGTGGCAACCACCTTCTCTTAAGTTCATAATCAAGAGTATGCCACTCCTCCCTGTGAGTGCTCCAGTCAAGGCCAATGAAGtagaaatccattaaaaaaaaaaaaaaaaatcctcctaaaaagagaaatgggaagCACAGACTATAGACCAAGGAATGAAATTAATCATAGATACCATTTGTTAAGCCCTTATTTTGGGCCAGGCACTATGTTGATGAGAACCTACTTTCTTACATGCTTCCTAAATAGGGAAGGAGACGAGCAGAAAAGGATCAACACGCAAACCGTGAGTCTCAGAGGTCCTGGACGGTGACAAGAATGAACAGTGCTTTCATGTCACTATTCCCACTTAGGATCATGTTCTGGATCAGGAGAGGAGCTGCCCGACGCGGGCATCATCTCAGAGCCTCTCCAAGGATGTGGCCCCAGAGACTCAGGTGGCCGACACTGTTCAGTCCTCCAGTGGCACCCACTCCGCCAGTGTCTCAGAGATCTGGGGGCATGGGCTAGGGGCAGTATCATTACAGTGATTTGGAAGATGGGAAAAGGCTGTCAGCTAGGGAGGGGCTGGATAGAGGGATTAAAGATTTAGCAGAGACAAAAGGACAGAGGAACAACTGCCCATCACAGCACACCCCATTAAAAAGCAGATGAAAGGTCAGGCTTCTTACCAGCTCCTTGTGGTTTCCCCAGAGGTGAGAAAATCAAAAGAGTTAAAAGGAAAGGGAGTGGGgaaatgggggtgagggagggaaaaaaaagacaaaattgttATTAGCAAATTGTCACATGCACTATATGATAGCTTCAAACACACTGCACCATAGGGCCCAGGGGAGCCTAGCAAAATTTGGGGGCCAAGAAGTTTCACCTGGAGTCACCACATACCCCAAGAGAAAGAAGAGCCTGGGACCCTTTCCTCTCTGGTGGGGAGACTGTCATGAAGCTTTGCCATTGGCAGCAATTTAAAATCATCTGGGAACTAGTGAGATGTTGCAAGCTAGTGGCATGGAACAGGAAAGTGGGGGGAGACAAGGCTGAGGTGGACAAGGCAGAATGCGAAGCAGAGGCTATGGAGATTCTGAGGACATGTAGCTGATTGAGGGCTCACAATTCTCAAGGTGGGAACTCATGGTTCAAGTCTCGCTGTCTCTTGGTTTCTCTAGTCTTGAAGAATTAGACATTTGGGTAGCAGAATCGGTGACAATGAGGGTGCCCATGTGGATGGTTTGATATGACTTTAGGTTAGGCAGAACAAAATATGTCAGGAGATGGTGAGTTTCAGGAAATATGAAGTCCCTAATTGCAGCTCCGTTCTCATTCTCTGCTGTCAGAGTAGAGACAGGGCAAGTCCTGGTCCCTTGGATAGTCCAGTGTGTTTGTATCCATCTTGATTAGTTGGTAACTCGCCCTGCAGCACTGAGGGAACCAGAGCAACTGGGCCACGATGTGCTAGCACAAAAAGTGTAGAGGACACCAAGATTCACGGGCTACCAGCACATGTGCAGAAAATGTTTCTTCAACCCTCTGTTCTCAAGGTTCACAGAAGTTAGCAGGTGGACAAGAGGGAAAggtaagaatattttaaagaggCCTTCCTTGAGTCCAGCCACATAGATAAAGTTCTCGCTTCTAAGCAAGATTGGTGAAGAAGTGCCAGGAGGGGAAATCTAGCTGTATGCCCTGCCTCTCCAGGAGCTCTACTGATGGGCACACAGAATGGTGGAGGATTGAAGATGGCTGTGTATATGAAAATGCATGCTGGGACAAAGACAAGTGCTTCCTGCCCCAGAGATTTCAGCTAGGTACACCTGAGCCTCAACCTCTCCGTCCTGTCTGATGCCAGGGTCCAGCTAATCCAAGACTCCTGTTTCAGCTCAGGGTCGAGGCAGATCCAGGCCCTGTGGTCTACACTGGGATGTCTCTGCGCAGAGTGAGTAGAAGCACTCACAGGTGCACGCATGCAAACATACGAggggaggcacacacacacactacctttCTCTTACTTGCCCCACCAAGCTAAAACCACCTTGGGAGAAACtcaaagagggagagaacattGAGCCGTAAGCTCAAGTTCAAATCATGAGGAACAAGCAGAATGGGGGaggacagaaaatcaaagaaaaggaaaagtggtATATTAGTTTGTAAACAGTATATACCATCTCCAGGGCTGTCCCACGGGTGCATTGTGGGATGATGAGTTTTTCCTCATCATCATTCTTATAACCTAGAGTAGTGACAGTCACCATGGAAACAGTACACCCAGCCACCTCGATTGGAAAATTCGAAGTGCCCTGAACTCAGGTACCAGCTTACCTGGTACATGACTTCCAGTCCCTCTCACTAATGGACCCCCTGAGTCCCCAGGACTGTTTGGCTTAATGGCTGTGCCTCAGAGGGCAAGACCTGAGGTTCTAGATCAGACAGGGAAAGAGGCCACTGCTGCTCTCTGAGCTCTATGCCAACACTGCAGCCAGGAGAAGTTCAGAACCACGATGACAAGGAAGTTGGAGAGTGCTGTAG
This window contains:
- the DCTN2 gene encoding dynactin subunit 2 isoform X1 is translated as MADPKYADLPGIARNEPDVYETSDLPEDDQAEFDAELEELTSTSVEHIIVNPNAAYDKFKDKRVGTKGLDFSDRIGKTKRTGYESGEYEMLGEGLGVKETPQQKYQRLLHEVQELTTEVEKIKTTVKEAATEEKLTPVVLAKQLAALKQQLVASHLEKLLGPDAAINLTDPDGALAKRLLLQLEATKNSKGAGSGGKTTSGTPADSSLVTYELHSRPEQDKFSQAAKVAELEKRLTELEATVRCDQDAQNPLSAGLQGASLMETVELLQAKVNALDLAVLDQVEARLQSVLGKVNEIAKHKASVEDADTQSKVHQLYETIQRWSPIASTLPELVQRLVTIKQLHEQAMQFGQLLTHLDTTQQMIASSLKDNTTLLTQVQTTMRENLSTVEGNFANIDERMKKLGK
- the DCTN2 gene encoding dynactin subunit 2 isoform X2, whose amino-acid sequence is MADPKYADLPGIARNEPDVYETSDLPEDDQAEFDAEELTSTSVEHIIVNPNAAYDKFKDKRVGTKGLDFSDRIGKTKRTGYESGEYEMLGEGLGVKETPQQKYQRLLHEVQELTTEVEKIKTTVKEAATEEKLTPVVLAKQLAALKQQLVASHLEKLLGPDAAINLTDPDGALAKRLLLQLEATKNSKGAGSGGKTTSGTPADSSLVTYELHSRPEQDKFSQAAKVAELEKRLTELEATVRCDQDAQNPLSAGLQGASLMETVELLQAKVNALDLAVLDQVEARLQSVLGKVNEIAKHKASVEDADTQSKVHQLYETIQRWSPIASTLPELVQRLVTIKQLHEQAMQFGQLLTHLDTTQQMIASSLKDNTTLLTQVQTTMRENLSTVEGNFANIDERMKKLGK